The sequence TCGTCAGCCACGAACTGCGCACACCACTAACCGCCATTCGCGGCGGGCTGGGCATTTTGGCCTCAGGGGTACTGCACGATCGGCCAGAGAAAGCTCGGCAAATGCTGCAGATGGCCCTCAATAATACCGAGCGGCTCATTCGCCTAGTCAACGATATTCTCGACTTAGAACGCCTGACCTCAGGCCGGGTTGATCTGGTCATGGAGCCCTGCCCCATCGAGGACCTGATTGGCCAAGCCGTGAGTAGTGTAGAGGCGATCGCTGAGGCGGCCCATGTCACCATTCATGCGACCTGCGCCAAGGCCACGGTAATGGCGGCTCCCGACACCATTGTGCAAACCCTGACCAATTTGCTAGGAAACGCAATTAAATTTTCTGAACCAGGCTGCCAAATCTGGCTGATGACAGAAGTCATTCCTGAACTTCAAGCTGACACTGGGTCTAAGGTGCCGCCGAGCCAGCCGCTGCTGCGGATAGCCGTTAAAGATCAGGGTCGAGGCATTCCGCCAGACCGCCTAGAGCTAATTTTTGAACGGTTTCAACAGGTAGATGTGTCAGATTCACGGCAAAAAGGAGGTACTGGGCTAGGTTTAGCCATCTGTAAACGCATTGTTGAACAACACGGTGGGAAAATTTGGGTAGAGAGCCAGGTCGGCCTAGGCAGTACCTTTTATTTCACGCTGCCCCTTAACGCACTATGACAAGAAACATTTTGGTGATTGATGACGAACTCGACATTCGCGAAGTCGTCTGTTTGTGCCTCGAAGAATTTGGGGGATGGCGTACTGACAATGCTGGCTCAGGCGCAGAAGGGCTGAAAAAAGCTCAGGCCAACCCCTGGGATTGTATTTTGCTCGATATCTCGATGCCCGACATCGATGGGGTTGCGGTATATGAACAGCTCCAGGCCAATCCTAAAACCCAGAAGATTCCGGTGGTCTTGCTGACGGCTAAGGTGCTATCTGCCGACCGCGATCGCTTTAACGCCCTTGGGGTGGCCGGGGTCATTGCCAAGCCCTTTGACCCCATCACGGTATGGCAACAGGTGGCCCAGACCTTAGGCTGGGCCACCTGAGCACAGGGCCAAAAACCGATGGTTGACGACCCCAAAAACGAG is a genomic window of Nodosilinea sp. E11 containing:
- a CDS encoding response regulator, which translates into the protein MTRNILVIDDELDIREVVCLCLEEFGGWRTDNAGSGAEGLKKAQANPWDCILLDISMPDIDGVAVYEQLQANPKTQKIPVVLLTAKVLSADRDRFNALGVAGVIAKPFDPITVWQQVAQTLGWAT